GCCATCCCCCCACATCCGCTAGCCAAGTTTGCCGAGGTATTTCGCCTCGCCATCTCACTCGCCACGTGCGCGCCTGCCAAGTGATCCCCTCGTGCTCCCCCGCCACTTCCCCTCCGCCGGCAAGCCCTTCCCTCACCGGACCTGGAGACTACATTGCAAGCCCCAAGTTCTTTCTAGTATTTAGGGCAAAATCCAGAGACCTCATTTGAATTTTACATTCTCAAGATTTATCTAGTTTGTTGGTTTCCTCACCATTTAGGAggctctctagtttttttataGGGTTGAAAAAACTCCAAATTTAGCTATGAGAATGGTTATTCTTTTGGTGTTGCTCAGTAACACACGTGTTCTCCTATCAAGTTATTAAAAGCAAGATTTCCAAGATTTCATCCCGTCGATAAAGAGCCAAGAATTCTCAAGTGACCAACTGGCAAATGACTCGTCCAGTGGCCCGTTGTCGTGGGCTCGGCCCATAGAAGTCTTCCGGTTTCCGGTAGCAAACTTGAGCTCCCCGACTAGAAATGCTTTCAGGTTTCAGGCCCTGGATAACAACTCAATCTTTTATtttaatacaatagtgttaaaagaagtaACCAACATTTGCCGAGAGGGtctaaaaattccgacgtttatctagaaaagagaaaatctgcaccattggattttatgaagatctaacggtctagctagcccgaaaaagaaagaaatatgcacagttggattttatgaagatctaatagTCTAGACTAGACCAGGGAGTCCATATCTAATACAATTACTTTTCTGATTTAAAAATCAGCACATTAGTTCGTGGAAAAGTAAAAACATATATACCATTAATTTGTTGTATTCGTATTTCAAAAATGTTGAGATTGAAGGCGGAGATGCTTGGACAACGTAGGAACCGACCAGCGGTCCATTATCTCTCGGCATTCCAAACTATGGCCGGCTCTTCCCCATGCCGGAACTCTGTCGAGCCGTGGTGCAGGCCGCTGATGACGCCGCCGTAGCGCAGCCATGCACGCCGCCAGGACGCGCCTCCCTCCGCGCGCTTGGAGCCTTGGATGCCTCGAGCAATCCTTCGCGGCCGCGACGTCGATGGCATGGATGAGCCAGCCGGCGTGCAAGGCAACGATGGCATCAGCTTGCGTGGCCTGTTTTCGGACGCCCAGCCCTGATCACGGCACTCAATTATCGTGATAGGAGAGCGCGGAGCTGGTGGCCGGGCAGGCGGGCAGTAGCGGCGGCACTCTGGTGGGGCACTCGATGATTCACGGTCGTGGTCTCACGGAGCAAAGGCGGCGCGCATGGAAGCCAGCTTCGGCGCCACGTGGGCCACGTATCGTATAATTGCTTATCTAGAGGGTTTTTGAGGGAGCTCAAATTAAACAAATACACCTTGAGGCCTAAACAAATGGACCGTTTAACTATGATTAAGTGTCTTTTTCATGCACCTTCCCCGCATGCACGTCTTTCTATTAGGAAAAACTCGAAAACAAAGTACAATTAAAATGGTTGGGTTCCCTCTCAACCCAGAATATTTTACATTTCAGTACAAATTTGAACTCTAGAATACCCTACATTTCAGGATGGAGGAAGTACTCACCAACAAGCtgttaattaagaagtttcTAGGGCATTCTGCAACTTACAAATCAGGTTCTTAGAAGATACTGCATGGTGGTGCCACATGATTAGCGTGCAATATGCATCAGAATCATCAGGCATGCAGGGTCACGAAACAACCATCAGATATTTATGTATATAACAGATCTTGACACTACCAGTTCACAAACTACAAACAACACCAGCAGAGTTTGAACAAAACAAAGCAAATGCGAAGAGAACAAAGTTACAGCAGATGTTCTAAACTACGACTATGCAACGTAAGTTAGCCACTATATTTACTCAAagagtctagaaattctcatgttaatctaaaaagaaaaggatctacacaattatattttatgaagatctaataaCGGTCTAAACTACATAAGAGTTCATATCAAAATTTGATTAATAAATAGttaaattaaaatttaaaattaagaataattataacatgataaaaaatttcatgccaaatatgattagtaaatagatagattagaaaataaaaaataaacaaaattagAACATAACCAAAGAGTTCACTTCAAATACGATTAGTAAATAACTAAAtttgaaattgaaaaataataaaaatagcaCTTAACAATAGTGTATATATTAACTGAATATCATTAGTAAATAGCTAAATTCTATTAAGTTTGTGAAACAAATTACATATGCAAATTATTTAAGCAGTATTTAGAATTATGGCTTGAAACTTCCACACTAATAAAAAGGTGACGGATAACATTGACTTTTTAGATAATTTAATGGTTTAAATTAATCTAAAAAGTTTGTTGAATACCACTATTACATTGgttaatttaaaattaaaataatatatacAAATTTCaaggaaaatataaaaatgaaaggTGTGACAACTAGAAGTAGCAAGATCGTGATTTCTTGGTGTGTAGCATTGTGATTAGTGGACAATTGTAATTCAAAAAATTAAGGAGAGAAGGAATGATAGGTGATGCAGTCATGTGCAACGCCGATGTAATATAGAACAAAGTTTGGAAGTTGATGTTTGAAATCCATGCCCATCCATAGAAAGCTACATGAAGTGATTGAAAAGGAAAAAGCGTCATGCACCGTCTGGTGTTAGAGAACAGAATCAAGAGAGATGGCACAAGCACAAAGGAGAAGACTATACCTCTGGCTGAGATAATGAATATGAAAACCCAGTTTACAATACATATTGGAAAAAAATGCATCAGTCGTAAGACATTATGGGACATGCATGCATAGGGGTTTAGGTAATGGAGATTggagaggaaagaaaagaaagaagattaTTTATTCCTATTGTATACATTTACTCATGGAGATCTTTAAATATGTACAACGTTGAAAACTCCAAAGGATGTGTCATCAGTCAGAAATTTAAACATGAATTCTTACTCAAAATATTCTATATAATATAAACATAAGGCGCTACATAAATACAAAATATATGTTTGCATATAAGATATTACCTATTCTTAGAATTCATGTTCCAAAATACTTCGTAGTGTTAAAAAAATAGTCGACAAGATATGCAATGAGAAAAAGGCAGAATTGATATATCGGTTTAGATCATCTGGAAAAAATAACTGCATCTATTTTCAAGTAATAAAAACAATAATACATAGAACcaaaaaactagctacccgcgctatttgcgcgggaCACCTTGCTAGTTCTTACAAATGAAAACGCAGAAATCTACCCACTCTTTATGAGTATCTGTTTTCACTATCATTTTGGGTATAAGAACACTCCAGTGTTGCTTTATGGATTATTAGCATCGAAATGACAGCTATTACAAAACATGCGCCAACCGCAACAGCAGCGGCTATTTCTCAATGGAGAAAACAAGTGCTGGGTGATCTACAAGTCTACAACTTATGGATGGTTTTCATGTCAGCAGCCTCCTGGAGGGTCCCTTGCTCGACATGATCCCACCAGCCCATGAGGAAGTTGTCCACCACCAGCCTGAACCAAGGGGACAGCTTAACACCATCCTCCCCGGCATCTGCTTTCCTCAGCAGCTCCTTCAGCTGATCCTGGTTCATGTACTTGACGTCCGCAACTTCTTCTGGATTTGGGTTGAGCTTCACATCACGAACCATGAACAGCAGGTAATCCACTGGAACAAGTTATTTAAAAGGTAAGTCTGTAAGCATGCAGAGATGAGCAGACAACTGAATCAAATAGCATGAAAACTGGAAACCGGGCATGTAATGGCAAGAGGCATTCAAGTATTTACACTCATGTTCGCCCCATTTTCCATCTGAAGGAGCCTTATAAAGCATCCTCCCGAGAGGAATGAACTCGTCTAGTGGTAATTCATCAGCCACTATTCCCAATTCATCAAATAGCTTGCGCTGGGCTGCATTTCTCACCCCTGAACAGAAATACAAGATTGCGAATGATAATCAGTAAGGTCCAAGTAAAAATACGGATGGTGCACGTAATAGTATAGATTGGTTCATCGCTCTTTAAGGCAGATATATGTACCTACACAATTTTCCTCAATCAACTCTGACTCACGGTAGAGAGGATGGCTACAGCAAGTGTTTGTCCATACAAGtggaaatgtcacttttgttGCAGACCTTTGCTGTAAAGAATATGATGTTACAAATACCTTTTGTGGCGACAAGCTTAGGAAATACTTTACGATAAGCCAGTTCACAGAAATAGCAAAGGCAAAAGAACCGGTAATGAATGATTCATGTTCCATGCTCTGAGTTGTTGCTTTGCAGTGTGTGGGACTGTTGAAAATATGATTGGACACAAATGAAATTTAAGGCAAATTTGTATCAGAAAGCAGAAAGAACGAAAGAGATGTTAGATTCACGAAACAGAATCCTAAAAGATGATGATGGACTATATAGTTCTTTTATGGGGGGAACAATCTCACCAGCCAGAACTGGCTGAAGGTCTTGACTCTTGACCGAAGCAAGAGATGCATTACTCGACAAAACTTAGGTGATAAAGTTGAAATCACACCCTCTTAAGAGGGGCCTTAATTCCAATAATGATTAATCATATTCCTTCTTACTACAATGCTACAAAAAATATACTTCCCCTCTTTAGTAGAAATACAAACAACTTTCCAGAAATAGTCATGCTCTTCCATGTTACATAAAAGCAAAAGTGATTCAGAACTCTGGTTACCCAATAGTCAGGACCAAGCAAGACAAACTTTTGACGAAGACAGTGAGTCAGTGATAGTGATAGCTACACAACGTGCAACTTTCAGGGGATAAAACAAGCAAGAAGcattcaagaaaagaaaaggaggaattATCCACTATTTTTCAGGGGCTCTCTTCACTATGACCATTCTATGTCCAGAAAGATATCGTCTCTTTAGGGGACCCAATAAGCATGGTGTGATCAAATCTGGGGTTCACTCACAATATACTCCCTCTATCCTAAAATATAAGATATTttggtttgtcctaagtcaaagtaGTCTAAATTTGACCAGATTTATTGAGAAGAATATTAACAACTAACACATCGAATAACTAAATTGTGGAAATATATTTCATGATGGATCTAGTTCGTCTCATTTGATAGTCAAAATATTATTAATcttttctataaacttggtcaaacttagaaaggtttgacttagaacaaaccAAAATGCCTTATATTTCATGACGGAGGGGGTACTTATCAGAACTCAAACCAAGTGTGTTTCCAATTTCAAGCTGAAGCTATCCATAATACATACCAAGCTGGAATACATGCAAATGCAAAAATACGCAGTATGCACTAATATGGGCCAAGACATCCAAACCAGCTTGATCAGGAACCAATCTAAGTCAAGCTCCTCTACTGACAATGAGCTGGATTGATTCATGAGGCGTCCCAACCCAAAATCATGTCAAGTATCTAGACCCCATTTTGTATGCACACcaattcctttttttctttttcaagcATATATGGCCTAGGTTCAAGCATAATATTAAAATGTTGCATACCCTACCTGACTGGAAATATAATAAGGTGAAAAGTGGAATTTACACTATCTTAAAGCAAAACAACTGTATTTAGTGTAGAGTAAATACCTGAAGTAGCAACTCATATTTGGAGTTGAAAAGGAAAACACTGAAAGCTCTGTGTAGGGCATGTCCAGTTTCTATCTTTTCCATGAGATGGCCTGCAATTCTTGAGAGAGCATAATTAATAACCAAAGGCAATAACAGCTAAAATCTGATACTTAGCAACTTGGATTCCAGTTGATGTGCGCAACTGACAAGTTATCAGTAATATTCAAATATTAAAGACTAAACTTGTAGCTCATATTGCTACAGTATGCTGTCCTGTTGAACAGCTAAATTTCCACCTAAGTTTATATTGTCTGGAAAATAGTGTTAGCCAAATTCACCAACAACAGATTGCGACTGTGTTTAATACTATTTCCAAAAATGAATCAATATCGTTTTGATCCAAGTAATCACTGGTAAACATCAGGATTGGCTTTGTGatatttatattaaaaaaagtaGCAAGTACTTCACTCAGCTATCTAGACCATGAGGTTAGTACTACAGTAATTTTGGTTGGTCACTGTTTTCAACTACTCGTCAAAGAATTGTACTTGGCGCTAATTTCACACAGAATAGTATGAACAAGTGAACACAAGCCAAACACGATGGCCTTATAATACTTGATCTCGATGGGACCACAACCATAATAAAAAACAATACAAGTCAGGCTTCCAACAGAGTACCATTAGAAAACAATAGCCAGTACGAATGTCAAAGTCGTGCTTTGAAAAACGCAACCACGCATAGTTGAATGGAATGGATGGATTAGCACGTGGTCACGTACAGTTATACTTGGACTCGTGGCCGACGACGTTGTCCTGTTCATCAACTAGAATGCACCTGCAATGGAAATTTGGAGTGTCAGCCAATTGCCATACGTCACAACTAATATACGAAATCGAAGGAGCGATTAAACTGGACGACTGTTTCTCAGCCTCGATCGGCCGATTGCAGCACGAATCTGTCAGGCTTCATCCAATAATCGAGAGAAATAGTTTACGATTTGATGCTATCTCCCCGATTCTCAACAAGAAGAAGCATCTCGCAGCAGGGACGCtagaagccaaaaaaaaaaaacgcgcCGCGCAAGTTGACGAGACCAGCGCAACTAGCAAAATTGACGAGATAGGGGGGTGAAGGAAACTCACTCGTCCTCGAACATGAGGCGCCGCTGCACGGCGTCCATCCCCGCGTCGGCTTCGACGGCGCCGGGTCCGGCCTTCCCCATCACGGCgcccccggccgcggcggcgaacgcgcggcggccgcggaaccTGGGGAGAGCCGGCCCCGCCAGAGAGGAGGAGACGGCCAGGCGAGCCCACGCGCGGCGCCCGGCCCCGAGCGACGCCGAGGCGGAGGCGAGGAGCGCGAGGGTGGGacgcgccgccggtgccgctgcCATGATGGGAGGAGTGGGGGGGAGAGATGCGCTGCGCGCACGGCTGACGGCTGGATTTGAGCTGGGGGGCGGGCGGCTGGCCGGCTGCTGTTGCCTGGTGTGCGAAATGGGTGGATTTTACGACGGCAGTTGTGTCGAAGGTTGACGGAGGACAAATTGTACCAACGCACAATCGACAGAAATCGGGTCATGTGTTACCTGCAACCGGCTCAAGGCTTATGCACATTTGCCTAACAAAAATACGTTTTGCTTAATAGAttgtgtcggtaccccaggactggggtaccccctcttgctgtgactaggcaagagccttagtagtcatccttgactacaaccaaacagccggacccctgcagtccgaagtcctgtcctcccgacaaaggtccggacctgttccgcggccggggaaggtctgggaacgccacgtgtcccaggaaaaacaggcgctcaagcgcaagcagccagggctccggacctcccaaggaatccagacccccgcggggtcccggacccctcatagggtcctggatagcaaccggacccctctcgaagggaaagtttggacgccccgcctcagggcggtccggggccgacacgtgtatgaagtccttggtctccatattgaggtccacctaccttcgcattcattgcagtaggtggacatccactttgatatagtggaagccgaggcgtttgactgaccagggggcactattgatcgcgtattaccaaggcagtggagccgatggcgccgcccatgccgcgtctgccagtctgccgtaacagtcggatacgacggctcggcttcacccattatgacgctacataatagcctcagcaggccacgccgcaggctacgctactccaacgggcacctagctgacggaacaagagaaggcccctgtgacaggagagcagcagtacgcatatcgaaggaaagattcgctaccactgtagccgcattcacgttgggcccacctgtcggggcatcgacgtcctatgtatccgctcccccttgatctataaaaggagggagcgccgctagaaaacctcaggctgggcaagagccaaggccagcagaggataggttcattcacacaaccaagacaatacatctcccagtggacgtagggtattacgctccggcggcccgaaccactctaaatcgagtgttcttgagtccttgtctcagcgaagatccagccccatcgcctagtacttccccgagtactccctcactgggaataggcgggtgcgctccgccacccggctgtgggtacccctaaaaatccccacaacattttggcgctgtccgtggggaggacaggcgttggctggatcttcaggcctctAGGCTGTGTTCTccctctgcaacggcgaacttgaagatgaaggaaggcacacTCACTCCGCATGCTATGGCACCGGCACTCCGACGCcatcggtgcggcggcgcacggcagcggcgcctgctgtgtgtcgccaccgcgacacctcagagccggcgtagcaacgcacagcggaggcgccgctgcgcgccgctgctcctacgtcgactcaaggttttctctcaagcaacggccacgcctcctcagcggtggcatggtgtcggctcaaggctttctctcaacatggggcctggagccgacggccatcccggaggaagttgaccgtgtcgtcccgccgtctccagcgccggagatccacctcagcgttgctcggtgctgctgcagacaggaccccgcctcctcgtgcgggggcccctggcgctagcaccaaggacaagccggcgaacgaccgcacttctccacgcgtcgcaccggtccatctgctgcgcaagggctctggtttccatcggcaacggcgacggcagggggagggggcctcttccattcaaagccaaagaatttgtctcatgccatgtaagcatgtgacagctcttaggcaaggaggggtcccccgagctcccgaggtgatgctggatgatgcggttcaggcacgttcagggcgccttcacctccgaagaagaacacgctgtatagcatgcagccgtaggttactcctaagaaaggaatgagagattttctcctttgtaatagcgtggtgtctacgtgtgtgtccagagcggtcaaggtccgaccttgtaaacccgacctctggccctatcacacaaacaggcaaaagcggtccggagcggtggaggtccgtcctcgtaatcccgacctccgatgtataccgtgacaaccacaataataaaggagattttcctcCTCAGTTTTgcctaggctccaccctgattacatttattcgccttggtttaactattcttttctcttgaccggagtttcccttattgctaacaatccaagttaagttgctggcttgtggtcaggtaaagacaccccttctagctggaaggcggtccggacccctaaggacctgctctggagaagtggtatttgtatcctggggtagagaagctccgcgtggcttagcctggtaaagacaccccttctagctggaaggcggtccggacccctaaggacctgctctggagaagtggtatttgtatcctggggtagagaagctccgcgtggcttagcctggtaatgtaccctaagtttacgtacttcactaccctgttacaagtactctagtatccaggactgctgactttagaggtcccgggctctcttctagtataaggcttggtttctttgcaccttactatgaggtccggtaacatgcttcatcggattgtcagccacggtcgctccaagtccactccggtggcccgctccggcggagaccgctcgccccggtcgctccaagtccactccggtggcccgctctggcggagaccgctcgccacggtcgctccaagtccactccggtggcccgctccggcggagaccgctcgccacggtcgctccaagtccactccggtggcccgctccggcggagaccgctcgccacggtcgctccaagtccactccggtggcccgctccggcggagaccgctcgccacggtcgccccaagtccactccggtggcccgctccggcggagaccgctcgccacggtcgctccaagtccactccggtggcccgctccggcggagaccgctcgccccggtcgctccaagtccactccggtggcccgctccggcggagacggtcgacaaaagccgggtccgggaagtagtgctaccccctgagcgatccgaagtccgtgtagccgcttagcttggttctgtaccctaagcctacgccttcgtcgccccgtggagagcactctagtacctaaaccaggcaacaatcataccggcctca
The nucleotide sequence above comes from Panicum virgatum strain AP13 chromosome 3K, P.virgatum_v5, whole genome shotgun sequence. Encoded proteins:
- the LOC120698684 gene encoding isopentenyl-diphosphate Delta-isomerase I-like, whose amino-acid sequence is MAAAPAARPTLALLASASASLGAGRRAWARLAVSSSLAGPALPRFRGRRAFAAAAGGAVMGKAGPGAVEADAGMDAVQRRLMFEDECILVDEQDNVVGHESKYNCHLMEKIETGHALHRAFSVFLFNSKYELLLQQRSATKVTFPLVWTNTCCSHPLYRESELIEENCVGVRNAAQRKLFDELGIVADELPLDEFIPLGRMLYKAPSDGKWGEHELDYLLFMVRDVKLNPNPEEVADVKYMNQDQLKELLRKADAGEDGVKLSPWFRLVVDNFLMGWWDHVEQGTLQEAADMKTIHKL